TGCCCGCTCACAACACGCGCCGTAGCGGGCGACGAGAGCACCCCCGAGCTACTGCTGGTCGCCGCCGTCGGCACCCAGACACGGCCCGCTCACAACGACGCGCCGTAACGGGCGACGAGAACACCACAAGCCACGGCTGCTCAAGGTCGTCGGCACCCAGACGCTGCCCACTCAGGGTGGCGTGTCGTAGCGGGCGGCGAGCGCGAGGGCGCGGTCGCGCAACGCGGTGCGCAGCGACGGCGGCGCCAGCGCCTCGGCGTCCGTCGCGAGCTGCCACAGCGCCCACTCGGCGTGCCGGGCGTCCTGGAACGTCACCGTCATCCGCAGCCAGCCGCCCGCGCCATCCGCTCCATCCGCGCCATCCGCGCCGCCCGCACCGCCCACGCCATCCGCCTCGGCCGCCTCGGCCAGGACAGCCAGTGCGGTGCCGGCCAGCTCTTCCCGCCGCGACGGCCGCAGTCGCAGCTCGACGGCGACCTGGTCGCCGCCGGCGCGGAAGCGGGTGCTGCGGTCGCGCCAGATCCGGTCGAGGTCGACGTGGTCAGGACGCTCCGCCGGTTCGGGCAGCTCCTCGGCCGCCAGCACCCGCGACAGCCGGTAGGTGCGGTCCTCGCCCGATCTCGTGGCCAGCAGATACCCGCGGTCGCGGACGGTGACCAGCCCGATCGGGTCGACCGTCCGCCACGCCGGCGGCCGGCCCGCCGCCGCGTAGTGTAGGCGCAGCTTGTGCCCGGCGAACACCGCGCGCCGGACCTCGGCCGCGACGTCGCCGGGCACCTCGTCGACGGCCGCCCGGCGGGCCAGCAGGTCCGTCTCGGGCTCGATCAGCATCCGCCGGGCCGCGTCGCTCGCCGTCGCCTGGGACCCCTCCGGCAGCGCGTCGACCACCTTGCGCATGGCCGACGCCAGCGCCGAACCGAGCCCGAACACCTGCTCGCCCCGCCCCAGCCCGGCGACCAGCAACGACAGCGCCTCGTCGTGGTTGAGCCCGGTGAGCTCGGTCCGGAACCCCGGCAGCAGCGCGAAGCCACCGTGCCGGCCGCGTTCGGCGTACACCGGCACCCCGGCCGCCGACAGCGCCTCGATGTCGCGCAGGACGGTGCGCGTGGACACCTCCAGCTCGTGGGCCAACGTGGCCGCGGACAGCCGTCCGCGCTGGCGCAGCAGCAGCACCAGCGACACCAACCGGTCGGCGCGCACAGGGACGTTCTACCAAATCACGACACCGACTGTCGTGGTTCGGCGCCTGGTCGGCAGAATGGGAGCTCTCGTCCCCCTGGAGTCGCGATGACGCACCTGCCGGTCGCCCTCGGCGCCACCTGCGACCTCCACCAGACCTCGGACGACGGCCGCACCGTGAGCTTCTCCGTGAGCGAGTTCGTCGAGCTCGAGGGCGCGCGGCGGGTCGTTCTCCGCGGCGACCTCGGGTTCACGGCCGGCTGGAACTCGCCGGCCCCGATCTGGACGTCGTACACGGAGGAATCCCTCACGCAGGACGTCCTGAACGTCGTGCTCCCCGACGAGGACGGCACCGGCGAGGACCACCCCTGGGACTGGCTCGCCGAGCTGGCCCGCGGCCGCGGCGTCGTGGTCACCGCCGACCAGCTGCGGCGCCTGCCGTACGAGGTCGAGCTCACCGATCGCGTCCGGCGCCTGATCTCGACCGGCCGGACCTAGCCGCGCCCGGGGACGAACTCGCGCGTGGTGGGGCCGGCCAGAGTGCTCCGGCCGGCCCCACCCGGCGATACCCGATACGGCGCCGGCCAAACCGCGCGCCGCGACATCAGGCGTCGCGCGGGAGGTCGCCGCGGGCCGTCGCCGCGCGACGGTCGACGGCGCCGCGCGCCGGGCTCAGCCCAGCTCCAGGATGAGGTCACCCGCCTCGACCCGCCGGACGGCGCTGACGGCGAGCCGGCGGACGGTGCCGGCCTGGCCGGCGGTGATGGCCGCCTCCATCTTCATCGCCTCGATGGTGGCGACGGTGCCGCCGGCCTCGACGACGTCGCCCTCGGCGACGGTGAGGGTGACGACGCCGGCGAAGGGCGCCGCGACGTGGCGCGGGTTCGCCGGGTCGGCCTTCTCGGCGGGCGTGTGGTCGGAGACGATCGAGCGGTCGCGGATCTGCAGCGGCCGGAGCTGGCCGTTCAGCGTCGCCATGACGGTGCGCACGCCGCGTTCGTCGGCCTCGCCGATGGCCTGCAGCTCGATCAGCAGCCGCACGCCGGGCTCGAGGTCGACGGGGTACTCCTGGTTGGCGCGCAGGCCGTAGAAGAACTCGCGGGTCGACAGCACGCTGGTGTCGCCGTAGGCCTCGCGGTGCGCCTGGTGCTCGCGCGCCGGCCCGGGGAACAGCAGCCGGTTCAGGGTGTCGCGCCGGTCGGCGGCCAGTCCGGCGCGGTCGTCGTCGGAGAGGTCGGCGGCGACGGGCGTGTACGGGCGGCCGGCCAGCGCCTTGGTGCGGAAGGGCTCGGGCCAGCCGCCGGGCGGGTCGCCCAGCTCGCCGTGCAGGAACCGGATGACGGAGTCGGGGATGTCGTACGCGTCGGGCGAGGCGGCGAAGTCGTCGGGCGACACCCCGGCGCCGACGAGGTGCAGCGCGAGGTCGCCGACCACCTTCGACGACGGCGTCACCTTGACCAGGCGGCCGAGGATGCGGTCGGCGGCGGCGTACAGGTCCTCGATCTCCTCGAACCGGTCGCCCAGCCCGAGCGCGACCGCCTGGGTGCGCAGGTTGGACAGCTGCCCACCGGGGATCTCGTGGTGGTAGACGCGGCCCGTGGGCGCGCCCAGCCCGGACTCGAACGGCGCGTACAGCGTGCGGACGCCCTGCCAGTACGGTTCGAGGTCGCCGACGGCGCGCAGGTCGAGCTCGGTCGGACGGTCCGACGCCTCGGCCGCGGCGACGATGGCCGACAGCGAGGGCTGCGACGTCGTGCCGGCCATGGACGCGACGGCGCCGTCGACGGCGTCGACCCCGGCCTCGGCGGCGGCGAGGTACGTGGCCAGCTGCCCGCCGGCGGTGTCGTGGGTGTGCAGGTGCACCGGCAGCTCGAACTCGCGGCGCAGGGCCGTCACCAGCCGCGTGGCGGCGGGCGGGCGGAGCAGCCCGGCCATGTCCTTGATCGCCAGCACGTGCGCGCCCGCGGCGACGATCTGCTCGGCCAGCCGCAGGTAGTAGTCGAGGGTGTACTGCGTCTCGCCGGGGTCGCTGAGGTCGGCCGTGTAACACATCGCGACCTCGGCGACCGCCGTCCCGGTCTCGCGGACGGCGTCGATGGCGGGGCGCATCGGCTCGACGTTGTTGAGCGCGTCGAAGATGCGGAAGATGTCCACCCCGGTGGCGGCGGCCTCCTGCACGAAGGCCGTCGTGACGTCGACGGGGTACGGCGTGTAGCCGACGGTGTTGCGGCCGCGGAGCAGCATCTGCAGGCAGATGTTCGGCACCGCCCGGCGCAGCGCCGCCAGCCGCTCCCACGGGTCCTCGGCCAGGAACCGCAGCGCGACGTCGTAGGTGGCGCCGCCCCAGCACTCCAGCGAGAGCAGCTCGGGCACCGTGTGCGCGACCACCGGCGCGGCCGCGACCAGGTCCTTCGTGCGCACCCGGGTGGCCAGCAGCGACTGGTGCGCGTCGCGGAACGTGGTGTCGGTGACGTGCAGCGACGGCGACGAGCGCAGCCAGGCGGCGAAGCCGTCCGGCCCCAACTCGTCCAGCCGCTGCTTGGAGCCGGCCGGCGGCGGCCCGGTGGGCGCCGGCGGCAGCTTCAGCGCGGGCTCGGCGGCGAGCGGCGGCTCGCCGTGCGGCCGGTTCACGGTGACGTCGGCGAGGTAGCTGAGCAGCCGGGTGCCGCGGTCGGCCGACACCCGGCCGGCCAGCAGGTGCGGGTGCTCGTCGATGAACGACGTCGTGACCCCGCCGGCCCGGAAGTCGGGATCGTCGAGCACGGCCTGCAGGAACGGGATGTTGGTGCGGACGCCGCGGATGCGGAACTCGGCCAGCGCCCGGCGGGCCCGCGCCGCGGCGGCGTCGAAGTCGCGGCCCCGGCAGGTCAGCTTCACCAGCATGGAGTCGAAGTGCGGGCTGATCTCGCTGCCGGCGTGGGTGGTGCCGCCGTCGAGCCTGATGCCCGAGCCGCCCGGCGAGCGGTACGCGCTGATGGTGCCGGTGTCGGGCTGGAAGCCGTCGGAGGGGTCCTCGGTGGTGATGCGGCACTGCAGCGCCGCGCCCCGCACGGTGATGGTGTCCTGAGCGAGGCCGAGCTCGGCCAGCCGCTCCCCCGCGGCGATGCGGAACTGCGCCTGCACCAGGTCGACGTCGGTGACCTCCTCGGTCACCGTGTGCTCGACCTGGATGCGCGGGTTCATCTCGATGAACACGTGCCGGCCCGCGGGGTCGAGCAGGAACTCGACGGTCCCGGCGTTGCGGTAGCCGATGTGCCGGGCGAACCGGACGGCGTCGGCGCAGATGCGGTCGCGCAGGGCGGGGTCGAGGTTCGGCGCGGGCGCCAGCTCGACCACCTTCTGGTGCCGCCGCTGCACCGAGCAGTCGCGCTCGAACAGGTGGATGACGTCGCCCTGCCCGTCGGCGAGGATCTGCACCTCGATGTGCCGCGGGCTCACCACGGCCTGCTCGAGGAAGAGCGTGGGGTCGCCGAACGCCGCCGCGGCCTCGCGGGCCGCGGTGTCGAGCGCCTCGGGCAGCTGCGCGGCGTCGTTGACCTGGCGCATGCCCCGGCCGCCGCCACCGGCGACGGCCTTGACGAACAGCGGGAACCCGATCTCCTGCGCGGCCGCCAGCAGCTCCTCGCGGTCCGGCGACGGCGCCGACGACCGCAGCACCGGGACGTCGGCCTCGCGGGCCGCCGCCACGGCGTGCGCCTTGTTGCCCGTCAGCCGGAGCAGCTCGGCCGGCGGCCCGATGAACGTGATGCCCGCCTCGGCGCACGCCTGCGCCAGGCCGGCGTTCTCGGAGAGGAACCCGTAGCCCGGGTACACCGCGTCGGCGCCGGACTCCGTCGCCGCCCGCACGATCTCGCTCACCGACAGGTAGGCCCGCACGGGGTGCCCCGGCTCGCCGATCTCGTACGCCTCGTCGGCCTTCAGCCGGTGCAGCGAGTTGCGGTCCTCGTGCGGGAACACCGCGACGGTGCGAACGCCCAGCTCGTACGCGGCACGGAACGCACGGATCGCGATCTCGCCGCGGTTGGCCACGAGCACCTTCCGGATCATGCCCACCCCTTATCGTCGGTTGGCGGCACTGTATCGAGCGGCCCTAGCGGTACAGGGCTCCCGGGGTACGCCCGAACGCGGCGCGGAACGCGGTGATGAACGCGCTGGCGGACGAGTAGCCGCACGCGGCGGCCACGCGGGTGACGGTGTCGCCGCGGGCGAGCATGAGGACGGCGCGGTGCAGCCGCAGCTGGTGGCGCCAGACGGCGAAGCTCATGCCCACCTCGTCGTGGAAGAGCCGCGAGAGGGTGCGCTCGCTCGCTCCGACGCGACGGCCCAGCGCGGCCAGGGCCGGCGACGTGGTGAGGTCGGCCTCGATGACGGCCTGCACGTCGCGCAGCCGCGGATCGCGCAGCACCGGGAGCATGGTCGGCGGCTCCGGCGCCGGCTCGACGTGGTCGACGAGGACGCGCAGCAGCCGGCGGGCGGCCGGGGTGGTGGCCGGCCCGTTCCGGGAGCAGGCGATCATCAGCTCGCGGACCAGCGGCGACACCGGTACCAGCGACGGGACGTGCCCGGCGGGCGGCATGAGCCCGGCGGGGACGCCGACCAGGTGCACGGTGGTGGCGCCGTGCACCTGCCAGTGATGGATCGTGCCGCCGGGCACCCAGACGGCGCGGACCGACGGCGTGTACCACGTGCCGTCGGCCACGATCACCTCCAGCACGCCGGAGCTGGCGCAGATGAGCTGGTGGTCGTCGTGACGATGCGGAGTGACCTCGTCGCCGGCCGAGAGGTGGCGGGTCTCGGTCGGTGCGACGGGGACGTGGCGGATTCCTGACATCACTCGTCAGTCTAGTGAAAGCGCGCCGCCGCGGGCCCGGTGACGCTGGAGGTATGACGTCCCCCGAGTCCCGCCGCGGTGCGCGCCTGCTGGCGTACGCGCACCTGACGGTCGACTTCCACCAGGGCGCGATGGCCGCCCTCGTTCCCTTCCTCGTGCTGGAACGCGGGTACACCCATGCCGCCGCCGCGGGCGTCGTGCTGGCCTTCTCGCTGTCGTCCTCCGTCGTGCAGCCGCTGTTCGGGGCGCTGGGCGATCGGTGGCGGATGCCGTGGTTGATCCCGGTGAGCGTCGCCGTCGCCGGAGCCGGCCTCGCCGCCGTCGCCGTGTCGGAGGCGCTCTGGCCCACGGCGGTCGCGGCGGCCGTCTCGGGCGTCGGCGTGGCCGCGTTCCACCCCGCCGGCGCCGGGCGCGCCCGGGAGCTCAGCGGCGACGACCACGTCGTCATGTCCTGGTTCTCCCTCGGCGGGAACCTCGGCTTCGCGTTCGCCCCGCTCGTCGTCGCCGCGACGGTCGGCCTGCTCGGCCTGCGGGCCGGCCCGCTGCTCGCGATCCCGGCGATCACCGGCCTCGTCGCCGTCGCCCTGATCGGCCGCGGCCACGCCCCCGCGTCGGCCGGCCCTCGGGTGGCGCGAGCGCGGGCGGGCCGCGACGACTGGCGCTCGTTCGCCCGCATGTCGGTGGCGATCGCGTGCCGGTCCGTCGTGTTCGTCGGGACGGGCTCGTTCCTCGTCCTGTTCATGCACCAGCACCGCGGCGCCGGCACCACCGTCGCGGCCGCCGCGCTGGTCGTCTTCTATCTCGGCGGGGCGTTCGGGACGGCCATCGGCGGGTACCTCGCGCGTCGTTGGCCGCGCACGACGATCCTGCGCTGGGCCTACCTCGTCGCCGGCCCGGTGGTCGCCGGCATGCTGCTGGTCCCCGGACCGGCCGCGTTCGTGCTCGTCGCGCTGGCGTCGCTCGTGCTGTACGTGCCGTTCTCGCTGCACGTCAGCCTCGGGCAGGACTACCTGCCCCGGCACGTCGGCACCGCCAGCGGCGTCACGCTGGGGCTGGCCGTCTCGGCCGGCGGGCTGGCCACGCCGGGCATCGGCGCCCTGGCCGACAGCGTCGGCCTCGCCCACGCCCTGCTCCCCCTGGCCGCGCTGCCCGCGCTCGCCTTCGTCGTCCTGCTCGGCCTGACCGACCCGCTCGCCGCGTCAGGTGGTCGCGGTGGCGCCCGCCGCCCAGGAGGCGAGCAGCTGGAGCCGTTCGGCGGACGGGGAGCCGGGCTCGGCGGTGTAGACGAGGAGCACGAGGCCCGGCTCGGCGGTGATGGCCAGCTCCTCGTAGGCGAGGGTGAGCTCGCCGACGAGCGGATGGCGGAACCGCTTGGTGCCGGCGCCGTGGGTGCGGACGTCGTGGCCGGCCCAGAGGCGGCGGAAGGTCTCGCTGCGGGTGGAGAGCTCGCCGACGAGGTCCTGCAGCCCGCGGTCGTGCGGGTCGCGGCCGGCCTCGGCCCGCATGATGCCCACACACATCTCGGCGAACAGCTCCCAGTCCGGGTAGAAGTCGCGGGCGGCGGGGTCGAGGAACTGGAAGCGCGCGAGGTTGGGCGTGCGTCCCCCGTCGCCGATGACCGGTGAGTAGAACGCGCGGCCGAGCGCGTTGGCGGCGAGCAGGTTCTGGTGCGGGTCGCGGACGAACGCCACGCCGTCCTTGATCGCGTCGAGCGTCCACTGCAGGCTCGTGCGGGACGCCGCCCTGGCCGGCACGCGGCGACGGGCCCGCCCCGACGTGGGCACGCCGTCGGCGGCGCGGGCGAGGTCGAACAGGTGGGCCCGTTCGGTGTCGTCGAGCTGCAGCGCCCGGGCGAGCGCCTCGAGCACCCCGGACGACGCGCCGGCGATCTGGCCGCGCTCCAGCCGCGCGTAGTACTCGACGCTGAGCCCGGCGACGGCCGCGACCTCGCTGCGGCGCAGCCCGGGCACCCGCCGGCGGCCCGTGGCCGGGAGACCGGCCTGGTCAGGGGTGAGACGCGCGCGACGGGTGGTGAGGAACTCGCGCACCTCCTGCCGATTGTCCACACCCCGAGCCTAGGCCGGTCGAGGCCTCTGATGGGTGCCCTGCTGGTACACCCATCGTCAGTGACTTCCTGCCCGGCCGGCGATCGGGTGGACTCGATGTCATGCGTCAAGTAGTCATGTACGGACCCGGGGACGTCCGGGTCGAGGAACGCGCCGACCCCACCATCCTGGAGCCGACCGATGCGATCGTCCGGCTGAGCGCCACCTGCGTCTGCGGCAGCGACCTGTGGCCCTACCGCGGCGCCGAGCCGGTCGACCACCAGGTGATGGGACACGAGTACGTCGGCGTCGTCGAGGAGGTCGGCGCCGACGTGCGCACCGTCGCGCCGGGCGACTTCGTCGTCGGCTCGTTCTGGGCCTCCGACAACACCTGCGAGATCTGCCGGGCCGGGTACCAGGCGTACTGCGTGCACCGGGTCCTCATGGGCACCATCGGCACCCAGGCCGAGCTGGCCCGCGTCCCGCTCGCCGACGGCACCCTCGTCGCCACCCCCGGCCGGCCCGACCCGGATCTCGTCCCCTCGCTGCTGGCCGCCTCCGACGTCCTCGGCACCGGCTGGTTCGCCGCCGTCGCGGCCCAGGCCGGCCCGGGCCGGACGGTCGCGGTCGTCGGCGACGGCGCGGTCGGGCTGCTCGCGGTGCTGGCCGCCCGGCAGCTCGGCGCCGAGAGGGTCATCGCGTTCAGCCGGCACGCCGATCGTCAGGCCCTGGCCCGCGAGTTCGGCGCCACGGACATCGTCGAGGAACGCGGCGACGCCGGCGTCGCGGAGGTCAAGGCCCGCACCGGCGGCCTCGGCGCCCACTCCGTCATCGAGGCCGTCGGCACCCAGGAGGCCATGATGCAGGCCATCCACGCCACCCGCCCCGGCGGCCACGTCGGCTTCGTCGGCGTCTCCCACGACGTCGCCATCCCCGGCGACGACCTGTTCATGGCGGGGGTGCACCTGCACGGCGGCCCGGCTCCGGTCCGCCAGTACCTGCCGCACCTGATCCAGCTCATCTGGGACCGCGAGATCGACCCCGGCAAGGTCTTCGACCTCACCCTGCCGCTCGACCGGGCGGCCGAGGCGTACCGGGCGATGGACCAGCGCACCGCCACCAAGGTCCTGCTCACCCCATGACCCGTGTCCCGGCGACTGCTGGGTGGCCGCCCACTCGGTGAGCCGACCGCCCGCTCGGTGAGCCGGCCGCCCGCAGCGGCTGGCGCCGGCCCGCCCATCGGGTGCGTCGGCCCGCCCACTGGGTGGGCCACCCCTCCCGGCCGGGTGGGCCCCACCTTAGGCGCAGGCACCGACAACCGTGCGCCTCGAGTCCGCTGGCGGCACGGTCACTGCCACCGTCGAGGCCGTCCCGGCTGATCCACCGGGACGGCGCCCGGTCGGCTGCGGCACGGCGTGGGATCATGGGCGCTCCTGCCGCCGTCGCCCGGGAGGCCGAGGCCCATGGCCCGCGAGAGGCTCGACACCGCGCCGCTGACCCGTCGCGCCACGTGGCCGCGGTGGCGCCGGTTCCGGGCCGAGGCCATCGCCGGCCGGCACGGCGCCGATCTGGCCGAACCCCGCTGGTGGAGGCGGTCCGCGTTCGCGCTGCTGACGACCCTGCTCGTCGTCGGCGCGCCCGTGCTGCCGGTGGCCGTGCTCGTCACCGAAGGCGCCACGGCCCTGGGGCTGTCCGTGGCGGCGCTGTGGACCGCGGGCATGGTGGCGGTCGTCGTCATCAGCTGGTGGTCGCGGCACGACTCCTGGGGGCCGCGCGCCCGCACCCGGCTCCGCCTCACCGAGTTCGCCCGGGCCAACGATCTGCGCTACCAACCGGCGGCGGGCGGGCCCCGGCAGAAGGCGCACATCTTCGGCTCCGCCACCCGGCGCAGCCACCTGGACCGCTTCGAGGCGCCGCACGGCTTCGTCGTCGCGAACTACCAGGAGCTCTTCGACGACGGCGCCTCCGAGTCCGACAGCTTCGAGGCCGGTTACGTGGTGTTCACGCTGCGCGAGTCCTACCCGCACACCCTGGTGACGACGCGGGCCACGCACCGGCCCCGCCGGCTCCGCGACGTCGATCCGGTGGACGGCCCCGACGGCACCCGGGTGTGGAGCACCAAGCCCGAGTACCCGCTGCTGCAGCGGCTGCTGCTCGACACCGGCATCGTCGGCCACGCGCACGGCTTCGGCCGGTCGGCCGAGGTCGAGATCGTCGGCGACGAGCTGTTCCTGCTGACCGGAGGCTTCCTGCGGCTGCGCTCACCGCGCGTGTGGCGGCGCCTCGACGCCGCGGCCGAGGCGCTCGCGCCGTTCCTCGCCCTGCCCGACGGCGGCGGCCGGCCCAGCGGCCCCGTCGTCATCGCCGAGAGGTAGGAGCGCCTACCCCAACGGCCCCGCGTACTGCCGTGGCTCGGGGTCGCGCAGCGGGCCGAGGGACGACCCGAGCCAGCCGGCCGGGGTGAACGACGCGTAGAGGCGGGGCAGCGCCTCGCGCAGCGCCCGCTCGTACTCGCGGGGGTCGTCGCGGACGAACACGAGGGCGTTCGGGTCCTGGCCGGTCAGGTCGAACGTGTAGAGGCCGGTCGGATGCGAGGCGGCCCGGCACGGGACCAGCTCGTTGCGCACCACGACGTCCCCGGGCGCGACGTCAGAGCCGGCGACGATCTCGTGCGTGCCGTCCGGGTGCCGCACGAGCGCCGAGCCGGACACCTCGATCCAGGCGGCGGTCTCCCACACCGCGTGCCGCCGCCCGTAGACGCGCTCGGCGACCTCGGCCGGCGGGTCCTCGTCGAGCGCCCGCAGGAAGTCGATCCGCGTCGACACGCCCAGCCCGTAGAGCAGGTAGCGCTTCAGCGCCGGGTGCAGGCCGTCGATCCAGCGCAGGTCGTCGAACCACCAGAGCGTGTTGTGCGCGCCGTAGGAGAAGCAGTCGACCTCGGTGGCGCACGGGTACAGCGCGAGCGGCAGGCCGGAGTCGACCAGGCGGATGACGGCCAGCGGGTCGAGGTAGACGTTCCACTCCAGGTAGTCCAGCGACGTCGAGCCCGCGCTGAGGTGGATGCGGGCGACCTTCTCGCGGACCAGCGCCGGGTCGCGGTTGAAGGCGACGGCGATCGGGCGGGCCGATCCGAACGACATGAGGTGGACGGGCGTGTCCGACGCCCGCAGGGTGTCCAGCAGCAGCTCCGGCCCGGTCTGCTGGAACGGCGGCACGTCGCGCAGCTGGTCGTCGACGGTGCGCATGCGGGCGAACGGCGAGATCCCGTACGGCACCTGCCGGCCGAACAGGGCGTTCAGCTGCGTGACGGGGATGACGCCCGGCTCCCGCGGCCCCGGGTAGCCCGGCACGCCCTCGCTGACCGACTCGCGCTTCTCGGCCGACACGTCCAGGACGATCGCCCGCAGGTCGACGCGGTCGAGCCCGAACGGCAGCAGCAGGTCGAAGTTGTCACCCGGATCCTCGGGCGGCTGATAGAGGTCGGTGACCACGATCACGGGGGTCGGCATGGCCCGACTCTACTCGAATAGATACCCTGCTCCTATACTCGTCGCACGACGAAAGGCGCAGGTATCGATGAACGACATGGAGCGCCGGCGCGCACCCACGCGGACCGACGTCGCCCGACTGGCCGGGGTGAGCACGGCCGTCGTCAGCTACGTCACCAACGACGGCCCGCGCCCGGTCGCCGCCGCCACCCGCGAGAAGGTGCTGGCGGCCATGCGCGAGCTCGACTACCGCCCCAACGCGGTGGCCCGGGCGCTGCGCCTCCAGCGCGCCCAGGCCGTCGGCCTCGTCGTCCCCGACGTCAGCAACACCTACTTCGGCGCCCTGGCGCGCGAGCTGTCGAACCAGGCGTTCACCGCCGGCTACGCCCTGCTGCTCGGCGACTCCGACGACGATCCCGACCGCGAGCGCGCCCAGATCGAGTCGCTGGTGAGC
This Jiangella alba DNA region includes the following protein-coding sequences:
- a CDS encoding helix-turn-helix domain-containing protein, giving the protein MSGIRHVPVAPTETRHLSAGDEVTPHRHDDHQLICASSGVLEVIVADGTWYTPSVRAVWVPGGTIHHWQVHGATTVHLVGVPAGLMPPAGHVPSLVPVSPLVRELMIACSRNGPATTPAARRLLRVLVDHVEPAPEPPTMLPVLRDPRLRDVQAVIEADLTTSPALAALGRRVGASERTLSRLFHDEVGMSFAVWRHQLRLHRAVLMLARGDTVTRVAAACGYSSASAFITAFRAAFGRTPGALYR
- a CDS encoding pyruvate carboxylase; translated protein: MIRKVLVANRGEIAIRAFRAAYELGVRTVAVFPHEDRNSLHRLKADEAYEIGEPGHPVRAYLSVSEIVRAATESGADAVYPGYGFLSENAGLAQACAEAGITFIGPPAELLRLTGNKAHAVAAAREADVPVLRSSAPSPDREELLAAAQEIGFPLFVKAVAGGGGRGMRQVNDAAQLPEALDTAAREAAAAFGDPTLFLEQAVVSPRHIEVQILADGQGDVIHLFERDCSVQRRHQKVVELAPAPNLDPALRDRICADAVRFARHIGYRNAGTVEFLLDPAGRHVFIEMNPRIQVEHTVTEEVTDVDLVQAQFRIAAGERLAELGLAQDTITVRGAALQCRITTEDPSDGFQPDTGTISAYRSPGGSGIRLDGGTTHAGSEISPHFDSMLVKLTCRGRDFDAAAARARRALAEFRIRGVRTNIPFLQAVLDDPDFRAGGVTTSFIDEHPHLLAGRVSADRGTRLLSYLADVTVNRPHGEPPLAAEPALKLPPAPTGPPPAGSKQRLDELGPDGFAAWLRSSPSLHVTDTTFRDAHQSLLATRVRTKDLVAAAPVVAHTVPELLSLECWGGATYDVALRFLAEDPWERLAALRRAVPNICLQMLLRGRNTVGYTPYPVDVTTAFVQEAAATGVDIFRIFDALNNVEPMRPAIDAVRETGTAVAEVAMCYTADLSDPGETQYTLDYYLRLAEQIVAAGAHVLAIKDMAGLLRPPAATRLVTALRREFELPVHLHTHDTAGGQLATYLAAAEAGVDAVDGAVASMAGTTSQPSLSAIVAAAEASDRPTELDLRAVGDLEPYWQGVRTLYAPFESGLGAPTGRVYHHEIPGGQLSNLRTQAVALGLGDRFEEIEDLYAAADRILGRLVKVTPSSKVVGDLALHLVGAGVSPDDFAASPDAYDIPDSVIRFLHGELGDPPGGWPEPFRTKALAGRPYTPVAADLSDDDRAGLAADRRDTLNRLLFPGPAREHQAHREAYGDTSVLSTREFFYGLRANQEYPVDLEPGVRLLIELQAIGEADERGVRTVMATLNGQLRPLQIRDRSIVSDHTPAEKADPANPRHVAAPFAGVVTLTVAEGDVVEAGGTVATIEAMKMEAAITAGQAGTVRRLAVSAVRRVEAGDLILELG
- a CDS encoding zinc-dependent alcohol dehydrogenase family protein, coding for MRQVVMYGPGDVRVEERADPTILEPTDAIVRLSATCVCGSDLWPYRGAEPVDHQVMGHEYVGVVEEVGADVRTVAPGDFVVGSFWASDNTCEICRAGYQAYCVHRVLMGTIGTQAELARVPLADGTLVATPGRPDPDLVPSLLAASDVLGTGWFAAVAAQAGPGRTVAVVGDGAVGLLAVLAARQLGAERVIAFSRHADRQALAREFGATDIVEERGDAGVAEVKARTGGLGAHSVIEAVGTQEAMMQAIHATRPGGHVGFVGVSHDVAIPGDDLFMAGVHLHGGPAPVRQYLPHLIQLIWDREIDPGKVFDLTLPLDRAAEAYRAMDQRTATKVLLTP
- a CDS encoding helix-turn-helix domain-containing protein, whose protein sequence is MDNRQEVREFLTTRRARLTPDQAGLPATGRRRVPGLRRSEVAAVAGLSVEYYARLERGQIAGASSGVLEALARALQLDDTERAHLFDLARAADGVPTSGRARRRVPARAASRTSLQWTLDAIKDGVAFVRDPHQNLLAANALGRAFYSPVIGDGGRTPNLARFQFLDPAARDFYPDWELFAEMCVGIMRAEAGRDPHDRGLQDLVGELSTRSETFRRLWAGHDVRTHGAGTKRFRHPLVGELTLAYEELAITAEPGLVLLVYTAEPGSPSAERLQLLASWAAGATATT
- a CDS encoding helix-turn-helix transcriptional regulator, with product MRADRLVSLVLLLRQRGRLSAATLAHELEVSTRTVLRDIEALSAAGVPVYAERGRHGGFALLPGFRTELTGLNHDEALSLLVAGLGRGEQVFGLGSALASAMRKVVDALPEGSQATASDAARRMLIEPETDLLARRAAVDEVPGDVAAEVRRAVFAGHKLRLHYAAAGRPPAWRTVDPIGLVTVRDRGYLLATRSGEDRTYRLSRVLAAEELPEPAERPDHVDLDRIWRDRSTRFRAGGDQVAVELRLRPSRREELAGTALAVLAEAAEADGVGGAGGADGADGADGAGGWLRMTVTFQDARHAEWALWQLATDAEALAPPSLRTALRDRALALAARYDTPP